In Carassius carassius chromosome 5, fCarCar2.1, whole genome shotgun sequence, one genomic interval encodes:
- the LOC132141073 gene encoding protein FAM222B-like isoform X2: MSLNRGERHRPRERCSGNRVRERKSVPWDTPQRMRSAQYPTPAELDAYAKKVANNPLTIKIFPNSVKVPQRNHVRRTVNGLDTAGPRYSPYPSSQATAKTGLLAIVKVPLIKGVIKDFDGTRARLHPEVIMNAAGGPYSATSACTLNLHHPSQGPSRESQNSQGLPPHPQNLQTLQQPRHPHQGLRHRPSSSMPQQPHGLPRPQTLSHAPALGHPGAHLPSAILLPQQYLQNPPASLQVGPRKLPLADAPPNVTVSTSTIPLSMAGGLHQGCQTDLNSIVHQISQFCQARAQGASATSMCEGQIANPSPISRNLLINASSRVSVHAGNPNVLAPGLMHPSCAIGPPDKMTASAPVSAMPPHNMATMNHIYHSDIKQQHLQHQSHQPQRNHQQPQMRSWTQHQLAHLQHISEGGGHPCKPPNRDSGLPCKGITYHPEMGMGQPYAMKPSSPSSPIANNSNNAMPPGAVAHYTNGQYYYQPPLWGSILPTPHSDSSGSQDIPVPFHGTGTGNTNPTPGMDCAPVGGAAHYRLVGGALIGQTNLMQTADCMGGDFQTPCFRDQNLILMGKMHRPPPMGRVVVPHSETQGQHPGYR; the protein is encoded by the exons ATGTCACTCAACAGGGGAGAAAGGCATAGACCCAGAGAGAGATGCAGTGGgaatagagtgagagagagaaagagcgtcCCTT GGGACACTCCACAAAGGATGAGATCTGCTCAGTATCCAACCCCTGCAGAATTGGATGCTTATGCTAAAAAGGTTGCCAACAATCCACTCACCATCAAGATCTTCCCCAACAGCGTCAAAGTCCCTCAGCGGAACCACGTTCGTCGCACAGTCAACGGACTCGATACCGCTGGCCCCCGATACAGTCCCTACCCCTCCTCTCAGGCCACTGCTAAGACTGGTCTCCTTGCCATCGTTAAAGTGCCCCTCATCAAGGGTGTCATCAAGGACTTCGACGGCACACGGGCACGTCTGCACCCAGAGGTGATAATGAATGCCGCCGGTGGCCCTTATTCAGCCACCTCGGCCTGCACTTTAAACCTGCACCACCCATCACAGGGGCCTTCCAGAGAATCCCAGAATTCGCAGGGCCTTCCTCCACACCCTCAGAATCTTCAAACTTTGCAACAGCCTAGGCATCCACATCAAGGACTCAGACACCGACCTTCCTCCTCCATGCCACAGCAACCCCATGGCCTTCCGAGGCCCCAGACTCTGTCTCACGCCCCTGCTTTAGGCCACCCTGGAGCCCACCTACCTTCAGCAATCCTGCTTCCTCAGCAGTACCTACAGAACCCCCCTGCAAGCCTCCAGGTGGGTCCTCGGAAATTGCCACTTGCAGACGCCCCTCCTAACGTTACTGTTTCTACCTCAACCATTCCATTATCCATGGCCGGAGGGCTCCACCAGGGCTGTCAGACAGACTTAAACAGCATAGTGCACCAGATAAGCCAGTTCTGCCAGGCTAGGGCTCAGGGAGCCAGTGCCACGTCAATGTGTGAAGGGCAGATTGCCAACCCCAGTCCCATTAGTCGAAATCTACTTATCAACGCCAGTTCTAGAGTCTCAGTGCATGCGGGAAACCCTAATGTGCTTGCTCCTGGCCTCATGCACCCATCGTGTGCTATTGGACCTCCTGATAAAATGACTGCTTCTGCTCCAGTGAGTGCGATGCCTCCGCATAACATGGCAACGATGAACCACATTTATCACAGCGATATAAAACAACAGCACCTACAGCATCAAAGCCATCAACCGCAGCGAAATCACCAACAGCCGCAGATGAGGTCCTGGACTCAGCATCAGCTCGCTCATCTTCAGCACATCTCGGAAGGGGGCGGACACCCCTGCAAACCCCCGAATCGTGACTCTGGCCTCCCTTGCAAGGGCATTACCTATCACCCAGAAATGGGCATGGGGCAGCCTTATGCCATGAAACCCTCCAGCCCCTCGTCGCCAATTGCAAACAACAGCAACAATGCAATGCCCCCAGGAGCGGTGGCACACTACACCAACGGGCAGTACTACTACCAGCCACCGTTGTGGGGTAGTATTCTTCCCACGCCCCACAGCGACAGCTCCGGCTCACAGGACATCCCCGTGCCCTTCCATGGCACTGGCACAGGCAATACCAACCCCACCCCAGGGATGGACTGTGCCCCCGTGGGGGGAGCGGCCCATTACCGATTAGTAGGGGGTGCCTTAATTGGGCAGACTAATCTGATGCAAACGGCAGATTGCATGGGAGGGGACTTCCAGACGCCCTGCTTCCGAGATCAGAATCTCATCCTGATGGGGAAAATGCACAGGCCACCCCCTATGGGCCGGGTAGTGGTCCCCCACTCTGAGACGCAAGGCCAGCACCCAGGGTACAGATAA
- the LOC132141073 gene encoding protein FAM222B-like isoform X1 — protein sequence MLACLPGPGDLSLQLHPHSQMNTGLQKWDTPQRMRSAQYPTPAELDAYAKKVANNPLTIKIFPNSVKVPQRNHVRRTVNGLDTAGPRYSPYPSSQATAKTGLLAIVKVPLIKGVIKDFDGTRARLHPEVIMNAAGGPYSATSACTLNLHHPSQGPSRESQNSQGLPPHPQNLQTLQQPRHPHQGLRHRPSSSMPQQPHGLPRPQTLSHAPALGHPGAHLPSAILLPQQYLQNPPASLQVGPRKLPLADAPPNVTVSTSTIPLSMAGGLHQGCQTDLNSIVHQISQFCQARAQGASATSMCEGQIANPSPISRNLLINASSRVSVHAGNPNVLAPGLMHPSCAIGPPDKMTASAPVSAMPPHNMATMNHIYHSDIKQQHLQHQSHQPQRNHQQPQMRSWTQHQLAHLQHISEGGGHPCKPPNRDSGLPCKGITYHPEMGMGQPYAMKPSSPSSPIANNSNNAMPPGAVAHYTNGQYYYQPPLWGSILPTPHSDSSGSQDIPVPFHGTGTGNTNPTPGMDCAPVGGAAHYRLVGGALIGQTNLMQTADCMGGDFQTPCFRDQNLILMGKMHRPPPMGRVVVPHSETQGQHPGYR from the coding sequence GGGACACTCCACAAAGGATGAGATCTGCTCAGTATCCAACCCCTGCAGAATTGGATGCTTATGCTAAAAAGGTTGCCAACAATCCACTCACCATCAAGATCTTCCCCAACAGCGTCAAAGTCCCTCAGCGGAACCACGTTCGTCGCACAGTCAACGGACTCGATACCGCTGGCCCCCGATACAGTCCCTACCCCTCCTCTCAGGCCACTGCTAAGACTGGTCTCCTTGCCATCGTTAAAGTGCCCCTCATCAAGGGTGTCATCAAGGACTTCGACGGCACACGGGCACGTCTGCACCCAGAGGTGATAATGAATGCCGCCGGTGGCCCTTATTCAGCCACCTCGGCCTGCACTTTAAACCTGCACCACCCATCACAGGGGCCTTCCAGAGAATCCCAGAATTCGCAGGGCCTTCCTCCACACCCTCAGAATCTTCAAACTTTGCAACAGCCTAGGCATCCACATCAAGGACTCAGACACCGACCTTCCTCCTCCATGCCACAGCAACCCCATGGCCTTCCGAGGCCCCAGACTCTGTCTCACGCCCCTGCTTTAGGCCACCCTGGAGCCCACCTACCTTCAGCAATCCTGCTTCCTCAGCAGTACCTACAGAACCCCCCTGCAAGCCTCCAGGTGGGTCCTCGGAAATTGCCACTTGCAGACGCCCCTCCTAACGTTACTGTTTCTACCTCAACCATTCCATTATCCATGGCCGGAGGGCTCCACCAGGGCTGTCAGACAGACTTAAACAGCATAGTGCACCAGATAAGCCAGTTCTGCCAGGCTAGGGCTCAGGGAGCCAGTGCCACGTCAATGTGTGAAGGGCAGATTGCCAACCCCAGTCCCATTAGTCGAAATCTACTTATCAACGCCAGTTCTAGAGTCTCAGTGCATGCGGGAAACCCTAATGTGCTTGCTCCTGGCCTCATGCACCCATCGTGTGCTATTGGACCTCCTGATAAAATGACTGCTTCTGCTCCAGTGAGTGCGATGCCTCCGCATAACATGGCAACGATGAACCACATTTATCACAGCGATATAAAACAACAGCACCTACAGCATCAAAGCCATCAACCGCAGCGAAATCACCAACAGCCGCAGATGAGGTCCTGGACTCAGCATCAGCTCGCTCATCTTCAGCACATCTCGGAAGGGGGCGGACACCCCTGCAAACCCCCGAATCGTGACTCTGGCCTCCCTTGCAAGGGCATTACCTATCACCCAGAAATGGGCATGGGGCAGCCTTATGCCATGAAACCCTCCAGCCCCTCGTCGCCAATTGCAAACAACAGCAACAATGCAATGCCCCCAGGAGCGGTGGCACACTACACCAACGGGCAGTACTACTACCAGCCACCGTTGTGGGGTAGTATTCTTCCCACGCCCCACAGCGACAGCTCCGGCTCACAGGACATCCCCGTGCCCTTCCATGGCACTGGCACAGGCAATACCAACCCCACCCCAGGGATGGACTGTGCCCCCGTGGGGGGAGCGGCCCATTACCGATTAGTAGGGGGTGCCTTAATTGGGCAGACTAATCTGATGCAAACGGCAGATTGCATGGGAGGGGACTTCCAGACGCCCTGCTTCCGAGATCAGAATCTCATCCTGATGGGGAAAATGCACAGGCCACCCCCTATGGGCCGGGTAGTGGTCCCCCACTCTGAGACGCAAGGCCAGCACCCAGGGTACAGATAA